In the Methylobacter sp. YRD-M1 genome, one interval contains:
- a CDS encoding type I restriction endonuclease subunit R produces MNVIPETKEVLSSQIPALQVLMAMGYEYLSPAQAMDLRGGQTAEVLLRSVLIEELRKRRFNWKGQDYPLSNNAIDEIIRQLVSPGLGEGLLTANERLYDRLTLGITVTEFIDGKKAQPTIAIIDWENPANNLFQVTDEFEILNAGGTGSRRPDVVCFVNGIPLVCIEAKRPDPHNPHKDMLKEGISQHLRNQGVAEIPQLFAYAQLLLAVNGLDGRYGTTRTPAKFWALWREELLTDSEFLAIKNKALTHEQTQNLFGHRPVWMAQYFSGQTAQGQLLTTGQDKLLISLLKPERLLEFVRFFILFDKKNGKIAARYQQYFGIKKLVDQVTHKDSRDARQGGVIWHTTGSGKSFTMVFMAKALILHEQLKACRFFVVTDRIDLEDQLSKVFANAGALASPRDIEKAKATSGKDLAQRISQGNERILFSIINKFATASKQPDCHNPSSDIIVLVDEGHRSHGGETHERMRQALPNAAYIAFTGTPLLKNDKTTNKFGPIIHAYTMQRAVEDGTVTPLLYEERVPELGTNAKAIDNWFERITEGLTDKQRADLKKKFAQKGQIYQSESRIELIAHDIADHFVKNVMDSLKAQLATDSKLSAIRYKKYLDETGLISSAIVMSPPDTREGHEEVDESQLPEVQQWWLENVSNQSEDAYTKEVIRRFADEDDPQILIVVDKLLTGFDEPRNAVLYIDKPLKQHNLIQAIARVNRLHELKKFGLLIDYRGILKELDTTLEAYQNLAERTQDGYDIDDLIGLYHQVSTEYKKLPVLHDQLWGIFKEVKNRADLEQFRQVLIPHYQTDDAGDSYDAKQKVREDFYEALTAFSSCLEIALGSSSFYEDRSFSEEDIRTYKRDVRFFSQLRQIARQDAGETIDYSEYATRIKKLIDKHVVGEGIREPEGIFIVNELGKQKPEEWSDEKARNETDIIRTRLKKTIEQDLQEDPYAQKVFSELLDQAIRDAEAMFEHPFKQYVLFKDLEEKLAEREVPDTPDPLAANPHAKAYFGVFKLVFGEEAFNALSEADRQGYVEQALAIDELVDKAVAENSVNPQNIEAEIRKGLLPRLFKMIGMDKAKEVIEHIVQITRVGLSKER; encoded by the coding sequence ATGAACGTCATCCCCGAAACCAAGGAAGTTCTCAGCTCGCAAATCCCTGCCTTGCAAGTGCTGATGGCGATGGGCTACGAGTACCTGTCTCCCGCGCAGGCCATGGACTTACGTGGCGGCCAGACGGCCGAGGTGTTATTGCGTTCGGTTCTGATCGAAGAACTGCGCAAACGCCGGTTCAACTGGAAAGGTCAGGATTATCCGCTTTCCAACAATGCCATTGACGAGATTATCCGCCAGTTGGTCTCGCCCGGTTTGGGCGAAGGTTTGCTGACGGCGAACGAGCGGCTTTATGACCGGTTAACTTTGGGTATTACTGTTACCGAGTTTATTGACGGCAAAAAAGCGCAACCCACCATCGCCATCATTGATTGGGAAAATCCGGCGAATAACCTGTTTCAAGTCACCGACGAGTTCGAGATATTGAACGCCGGCGGCACCGGCAGCCGACGGCCGGATGTGGTTTGTTTCGTGAACGGTATTCCCTTGGTGTGTATCGAAGCCAAGCGCCCCGATCCGCACAATCCGCACAAAGATATGCTCAAGGAAGGTATCTCTCAGCATCTGCGCAACCAGGGGGTGGCGGAGATTCCGCAGTTGTTTGCGTATGCGCAATTGTTATTAGCGGTAAACGGTTTAGATGGCCGTTACGGTACGACTAGAACACCTGCCAAATTCTGGGCATTGTGGCGAGAAGAATTGCTGACAGACAGTGAATTCCTGGCCATCAAAAATAAGGCGCTGACGCATGAGCAAACGCAAAATTTGTTTGGCCACCGTCCGGTCTGGATGGCGCAGTATTTTAGTGGTCAAACCGCGCAAGGTCAGTTATTGACTACCGGGCAGGACAAGTTGCTTATCAGTCTGCTCAAGCCGGAACGTTTACTGGAATTCGTCCGCTTTTTTATTTTGTTTGACAAGAAGAATGGCAAGATTGCCGCGCGCTATCAGCAGTATTTTGGCATCAAAAAACTGGTCGATCAGGTCACACACAAGGACAGCCGCGATGCCCGCCAAGGTGGGGTGATTTGGCATACCACCGGTTCCGGCAAATCGTTCACCATGGTTTTCATGGCCAAGGCACTGATACTGCATGAACAACTAAAAGCTTGTCGGTTTTTCGTCGTGACCGACCGCATCGATTTGGAAGATCAACTCAGCAAGGTGTTTGCCAATGCTGGTGCACTGGCATCACCACGTGATATCGAAAAAGCCAAGGCAACGTCGGGCAAGGATCTGGCGCAGCGCATTAGCCAGGGTAACGAGCGGATTTTATTCTCGATCATCAATAAGTTTGCTACCGCTTCCAAGCAACCCGATTGCCATAACCCCAGCTCCGACATTATCGTATTGGTCGATGAAGGCCATCGCAGCCACGGTGGGGAAACCCACGAGCGTATGCGTCAGGCCTTGCCGAATGCAGCCTACATTGCCTTTACCGGCACGCCGCTGCTAAAAAACGATAAAACTACGAACAAATTCGGTCCCATCATTCATGCCTACACCATGCAGCGCGCAGTGGAAGACGGCACGGTCACGCCCTTGCTGTACGAAGAACGGGTGCCGGAGCTGGGTACCAATGCCAAGGCCATCGATAATTGGTTCGAGCGCATTACCGAAGGCTTGACCGACAAACAGCGTGCCGATCTGAAGAAGAAATTCGCGCAGAAAGGCCAAATCTATCAATCCGAAAGCCGTATCGAGTTGATCGCGCACGATATTGCCGATCATTTCGTCAAGAACGTGATGGACAGTTTGAAGGCGCAACTGGCGACGGACAGCAAGCTATCAGCAATACGCTACAAGAAATATCTTGATGAAACCGGACTGATTTCCAGCGCGATTGTCATGTCACCGCCCGACACCCGCGAAGGCCACGAAGAAGTGGACGAAAGCCAGTTACCGGAAGTGCAGCAATGGTGGTTGGAAAATGTCAGCAACCAAAGCGAAGATGCCTATACCAAAGAAGTGATCCGTCGATTCGCCGATGAGGACGATCCGCAAATTTTGATTGTGGTGGATAAATTGCTCACCGGGTTCGATGAACCGCGTAACGCAGTGTTGTATATCGATAAGCCTCTTAAGCAGCACAACCTGATTCAGGCGATTGCTCGCGTCAATCGTCTACACGAATTGAAAAAATTTGGTCTGTTGATCGATTACCGCGGCATTTTGAAGGAATTGGATACCACTTTGGAAGCCTACCAAAACCTTGCCGAACGTACCCAAGATGGCTATGACATTGACGATTTGATTGGACTCTACCATCAAGTCAGTACCGAGTATAAGAAACTACCGGTGTTGCATGACCAACTGTGGGGGATCTTCAAGGAGGTTAAAAATCGCGCCGATCTGGAACAGTTTCGCCAGGTATTGATTCCGCACTACCAAACCGATGATGCGGGGGATAGTTACGATGCCAAGCAAAAAGTGCGGGAAGATTTTTACGAGGCCTTGACAGCGTTTAGCTCTTGCCTGGAAATTGCTTTGGGTTCTTCCAGTTTTTATGAAGACCGCAGTTTCAGCGAGGAGGACATTCGCACCTATAAACGGGATGTGCGTTTTTTCAGTCAGCTTCGGCAAATTGCCAGGCAGGATGCAGGTGAAACCATTGATTATTCGGAGTACGCAACGCGGATCAAAAAGCTGATCGACAAACATGTGGTCGGAGAAGGCATCCGCGAGCCGGAAGGCATATTTATTGTCAATGAGTTGGGCAAGCAAAAACCCGAGGAATGGAGCGATGAAAAGGCGCGCAACGAAACCGACATTATTCGCACCCGCTTGAAGAAAACTATCGAACAGGATTTGCAAGAGGATCCTTACGCGCAAAAAGTGTTTTCGGAGTTGCTTGACCAAGCCATTCGCGATGCCGAAGCCATGTTTGAACATCCATTTAAGCAGTACGTGCTGTTTAAAGACTTGGAGGAAAAGCTGGCCGAGCGCGAGGTGCCGGATACGCCGGATCCATTGGCGGCCAATCCGCATGCCAAGGCGTATTTTGGAGTATTCAAGTTGGTATTTGGCGAAGAGGCGTTCAACGCCCTGTCGGAGGCAGACAGACAAGGTTATGTTGAGCAGGCCCTAGCCATTGATGAACTGGTCGATAAGGCGGTTGCGGAAAATTCCGTCAATCCGCAAAATATCGAAGCTGAAATCCGTAAAGGCTTGTTGCCTCGCTTGTTCAAAATGATTGGCATGGATAAGGCCAAGGAAGTTATCGAGCATATCGTGCAAATTACCCGAGTCGGTTTGTCCAAAGAACGATGA
- a CDS encoding M48 family metallopeptidase, with product MMQQSIRYGSEEIRYQVAFLASKSTRIAIHIHPDGVVQVDAPVGAELPKIKQAVLKRARWLLQNLARIRDAQAEVLPRQYISGESHFYLGKRYPLKVLDLTNSHRPTVKLVRGQLQVVTADRSTEKISQLLKDWYASHANQVFHRRLRALAPGVLWLKETLPTIKLLTMKKQWGSCSPQGHILLNPHLVKAPRECIDYVIIHELCHLKEHNHSKDFYRLLTIQMPEWKSIKAKLDGMAELLLNH from the coding sequence ATGATGCAGCAGTCCATTCGTTACGGCAGCGAGGAAATCCGTTACCAAGTTGCGTTCTTGGCGAGTAAATCAACCAGAATAGCTATCCATATTCATCCGGATGGTGTTGTTCAGGTTGATGCACCTGTGGGTGCTGAACTGCCTAAAATCAAGCAAGCGGTGCTGAAACGTGCGCGCTGGTTATTGCAGAATCTGGCCCGTATCAGGGATGCGCAAGCCGAGGTGCTGCCCAGGCAGTACATCAGCGGCGAAAGCCATTTTTATTTGGGGAAGCGCTACCCGTTAAAAGTGCTGGATTTAACCAACAGCCATCGACCAACAGTCAAACTGGTGCGTGGGCAGTTACAGGTCGTCACGGCTGATCGTTCCACGGAAAAAATTAGTCAGTTATTGAAAGATTGGTACGCCTCCCATGCAAACCAAGTTTTTCATCGCCGTCTGCGAGCATTGGCGCCAGGCGTGTTATGGCTTAAGGAGACACTGCCGACGATCAAGCTTTTGACTATGAAGAAACAATGGGGCAGCTGTTCGCCACAAGGGCATATCTTGCTGAACCCACATTTGGTCAAGGCACCCAGAGAGTGTATCGATTACGTCATTATTCACGAGCTTTGCCACCTGAAAGAACACAATCACAGCAAGGATTTTTACCGCCTACTGACTATCCAAATGCCCGAATGGAAATCGATCAAGGCTAAGCTGGATGGGATGGCTGAGTTGCTGTTGAATCACTAA
- a CDS encoding tyrosine-type recombinase/integrase, translated as MDKILLRNVTIAGEKFDKLYVFQDDNGAVIVLPLLWTIHLSKTNSIYGWNTISKGTAGLRLAGKATITENFEARIVSENTIDNYVGHLFKLLHYVNDLHKSKGTPSVHHTHEINSPFLNHYLNDFLSNQLNSAASLSAHQAAISAYFNFLFSLRIKERLFTTIPRKTLQKIADRNTSEKKINYVSRSDRAALLRACNSQRDRLILRMGYEVGLRTEENTGLLLEKHNAKSKTHQGLLNLFDELDTHPTKQSFEYLLNGKYTKGGKSRNIYFDRELLTVLRHYYLNERKVIVDQAKTSCDTLFVKSDVQGRGLPITYRTASEIFTKAREKIPYMNSKLSYHDLRHTFATELYHQELYSPSGHETRSESAALLVVQQRLGHASESSTKRYIRLRMQMLAIEGGEQ; from the coding sequence ATGGATAAAATACTTTTGCGCAATGTCACAATCGCTGGTGAGAAATTCGACAAGCTTTACGTTTTTCAAGATGACAACGGGGCGGTGATTGTGCTGCCGTTACTGTGGACAATACATCTTAGTAAAACCAACAGTATTTATGGATGGAACACGATAAGTAAGGGTACTGCTGGTTTACGCCTGGCTGGGAAAGCAACTATAACGGAAAATTTTGAAGCAAGAATTGTTTCTGAAAATACAATAGACAATTATGTTGGGCATCTTTTTAAGCTTTTACATTATGTTAATGACTTACATAAATCCAAAGGAACTCCCTCTGTACACCACACACATGAAATAAACAGTCCATTTCTGAATCATTATTTAAATGATTTCTTGTCAAATCAGCTAAATTCAGCGGCTTCTCTCAGCGCGCATCAGGCGGCCATATCCGCCTATTTTAATTTTCTATTCTCGTTGCGGATAAAAGAACGATTATTTACGACCATACCCCGAAAAACGCTACAGAAAATTGCAGATCGAAATACGAGTGAAAAGAAAATCAACTACGTAAGTCGATCAGACCGAGCAGCTCTTCTAAGAGCCTGTAATAGTCAGCGAGATCGCTTGATATTAAGAATGGGCTATGAAGTAGGCTTACGAACTGAAGAAAACACTGGGTTGTTACTTGAAAAGCACAATGCCAAGTCAAAAACTCACCAGGGTCTGTTAAATTTGTTTGATGAGCTAGATACACACCCGACGAAACAAAGCTTTGAATACCTGCTCAATGGCAAATACACCAAAGGCGGTAAAAGTCGGAATATTTATTTTGATAGAGAACTTCTAACAGTTCTTCGTCATTACTACCTGAACGAGAGAAAGGTGATCGTGGATCAGGCGAAAACTTCTTGTGACACACTGTTCGTGAAATCTGATGTGCAGGGTAGAGGGCTACCTATAACCTATCGTACAGCATCAGAAATATTCACCAAGGCTAGAGAAAAAATTCCATATATGAATTCAAAACTCAGCTATCACGACTTACGACACACATTTGCCACTGAGTTATATCATCAAGAATTATATAGCCCATCAGGCCATGAGACGCGAAGTGAAAGTGCAGCTCTGCTTGTCGTTCAACAGCGATTGGGACATGCAAGTGAATCAAGTACTAAGCGCTATATTCGGCTACGGATGCAAATGCTGGCAATAGAAGGAGGAGAACAATGA
- a CDS encoding DEAD/DEAH box helicase codes for MVFRGRFDGKQPVRKDKFATGTIRGTDIRVKAIRFPESETDAVVEFIADATEIFQIESDAITLFAEEPYINTETLETRLCEVAEALFDQQLPGALRAILNREKPTFKKNPEGNDAYLPITRARFKQDDEYLAAVISAVENMQDSCLCIQGGPGAGKTFTARHIITALIRNGKRVVVMSNSHAAILNLLDALHEPSQHARIAKVGGFGSSQTGFRERYSEDAFPNYIYRPSMSFTQRDPYHSFAVVGATAYALAANVAFESPVDYLVVDEASQVALANLIAVAGGARNIILMGDQMQLEQPIQGSHPGRSGLSALEHMLGGNNVIPDDIGFFLERTYRMHPTVCQPLSEVVYENKLKAAENNERQRITVTDARLIEQSHGVMVVNVEHDGNRQSSEEEAEVIGQLIAELKTGFFTDKHGESRPITDEDILVVAPFNMQVNLLRERIGDQISIGTIDKFQGREAPILITSMAVSDAEESSRGIDFLFDINRLNVAISRAKALAIIVFNPGLEKCAVNSLEQMEKASFFCRLVNPRDGLI; via the coding sequence ATGGTGTTTCGCGGGCGTTTCGATGGCAAGCAGCCTGTCCGAAAAGACAAGTTCGCAACCGGGACAATCCGGGGCACTGACATCCGGGTGAAAGCGATCAGATTCCCGGAATCCGAAACGGATGCTGTGGTTGAGTTCATCGCAGACGCTACGGAGATATTCCAGATAGAATCCGACGCCATTACCCTGTTTGCCGAGGAGCCTTACATCAATACGGAGACGCTCGAAACCAGGCTGTGCGAAGTCGCTGAAGCCCTGTTCGATCAGCAGCTGCCGGGAGCCTTGAGAGCCATTCTGAACCGCGAAAAGCCGACATTCAAAAAGAATCCCGAAGGAAACGACGCGTATCTGCCGATCACGCGCGCGAGATTCAAGCAAGACGATGAATATCTTGCAGCGGTGATTTCCGCAGTGGAAAATATGCAGGATAGTTGCCTGTGTATCCAAGGAGGCCCGGGCGCCGGTAAAACTTTCACGGCACGGCACATCATCACGGCCCTCATCCGCAACGGAAAACGAGTCGTGGTCATGAGCAATTCGCATGCGGCGATCCTGAATCTGCTGGATGCGCTCCATGAGCCCAGCCAGCACGCCAGGATTGCAAAAGTTGGCGGCTTCGGCTCCAGCCAGACCGGTTTCAGGGAACGGTACAGCGAAGATGCTTTTCCGAATTATATTTACCGGCCGTCCATGAGCTTTACCCAGCGCGACCCCTATCATTCATTTGCCGTGGTCGGGGCAACAGCCTATGCCCTTGCCGCCAATGTTGCTTTCGAGTCGCCTGTGGATTATTTAGTCGTAGATGAGGCGAGCCAGGTCGCCCTAGCCAACCTGATTGCGGTCGCCGGCGGGGCCAGGAACATTATTCTGATGGGTGATCAGATGCAGCTCGAACAACCGATACAGGGTTCCCATCCCGGTCGCTCAGGCCTGTCGGCTCTTGAGCACATGTTAGGCGGCAACAATGTTATTCCCGATGATATTGGATTCTTCCTGGAAAGGACCTATCGAATGCACCCGACCGTCTGTCAGCCATTATCCGAGGTGGTCTACGAGAACAAGCTTAAAGCCGCCGAAAACAATGAACGCCAGCGCATCACGGTCACTGACGCCAGGCTCATCGAGCAAAGCCACGGCGTTATGGTGGTAAACGTTGAGCATGACGGCAACCGTCAAAGCAGCGAAGAGGAAGCTGAGGTGATCGGCCAATTGATTGCCGAGCTGAAAACAGGATTCTTCACGGACAAGCACGGCGAATCCCGTCCAATCACCGATGAAGATATTCTGGTGGTCGCTCCTTTCAACATGCAGGTTAATTTGCTGCGCGAGCGGATCGGCGACCAAATCTCGATCGGGACGATTGACAAGTTCCAAGGCCGCGAGGCTCCCATCCTGATCACGTCCATGGCGGTCAGCGATGCGGAAGAATCCAGCCGCGGCATTGACTTCCTGTTCGACATTAACCGGTTGAACGTAGCCATCTCACGGGCCAAGGCCCTGGCCATCATTGTTTTCAACCCGGGCCTTGAAAAATGCGCCGTCAATAGCCTGGAGCAGATGGAAAAGGCGAGCTTTTTTTGCCGGCTGGTCAATCCACGCGATGGGTTGATCTAG
- a CDS encoding AcrVA2 family anti-CRISPR protein, with protein sequence MALRPLNHLQAAGKLYPNAWRQVDEFRQSRGKDQPNWPSWCYAPMAAFYAIVSADAGVDKLPLSLIGDVANLAALSAWRVTQGIYRFDDVFEKALIDSPITGDLPVEVLFRLPEWAVYIETLDYKFFDIPLYGFFAHLEQDSNTHRNELRFLLDTDTGLIPIVFHIGNWTVIEAIDRGVSEAAKQLALANLPIAFNPEMEIIEQMGLQLRPLLSLILYLCSEKPEYSGGVPSRPQPKKTKNGWRLFPPDKPKIIHVGKSIGDSLRAACVSENASSDSSRSLRPHIRRGHWHGYWVGKKSDEKNDRKFVYRWLASMGVNTTLETF encoded by the coding sequence GTGGCGCTTAGACCCTTAAATCACTTACAAGCCGCTGGAAAACTCTACCCCAACGCTTGGCGCCAAGTTGATGAATTTCGCCAAAGCCGGGGTAAGGATCAGCCGAATTGGCCAAGCTGGTGTTATGCCCCAATGGCAGCTTTCTATGCCATTGTTAGCGCAGATGCAGGTGTTGATAAATTGCCCCTCAGTCTGATTGGAGATGTCGCTAATTTAGCAGCTTTATCAGCATGGCGCGTAACCCAGGGGATATATCGGTTTGATGATGTTTTTGAAAAAGCCTTGATCGATTCTCCTATCACGGGGGATTTGCCGGTGGAAGTATTATTTAGACTTCCAGAATGGGCCGTTTACATTGAAACCCTTGATTATAAATTTTTTGATATTCCATTATATGGGTTCTTTGCTCACCTTGAGCAGGATTCAAACACACATAGAAATGAATTGCGATTTTTACTCGACACTGATACCGGTCTGATCCCTATCGTATTTCACATAGGAAACTGGACTGTAATTGAGGCGATCGATCGAGGCGTATCTGAAGCAGCTAAACAATTGGCTTTGGCAAACTTACCAATAGCTTTTAATCCTGAAATGGAAATTATTGAGCAGATGGGCCTGCAATTGCGCCCACTTCTGTCACTGATCCTCTACCTCTGCTCTGAAAAGCCTGAGTATTCCGGCGGCGTTCCTTCAAGGCCTCAACCTAAAAAAACAAAAAATGGTTGGCGGTTATTTCCTCCCGATAAGCCCAAGATAATCCATGTAGGAAAATCAATCGGCGATTCACTTAGGGCTGCCTGTGTCAGCGAAAATGCAAGCAGTGATTCGAGCCGATCGCTTAGACCGCATATCCGCAGAGGGCATTGGCATGGCTATTGGGTCGGTAAAAAATCCGATGAGAAAAACGACAGGAAGTTCGTTTACCGATGGTTGGCGTCGATGGGCGTAAATACAACTCTCGAAACTTTCTGA
- a CDS encoding uracil-DNA glycosylase gives MEKMIPLPQPWIDLLSSAGMSEICDSIADIERRLDDLSKKSLIFPVANDRYRAFSVPPESVTVALVAQDPYHGLATVREESGGIQQVPEAMGLSFSVPAGVKIPPSLRNIFKELNQDIGCSIPDTGDLTRWADQGVLLMNRLLSVEKDKPGSHKNLGWQRITEALIAALSQKHSGIVFLLWGNQAKSLRPSIADNGHTIIESSHPSSMGGSCYKGFFGSRPFSRTNSALVKSGKQAIDWRL, from the coding sequence ATGGAAAAAATGATTCCCCTACCCCAGCCATGGATTGATCTCTTATCATCCGCTGGCATGTCTGAAATTTGTGATTCCATCGCCGATATTGAGAGGAGGCTTGATGACCTGTCAAAAAAGTCGTTGATTTTTCCTGTTGCGAATGATCGTTATAGGGCTTTTTCTGTTCCGCCTGAATCGGTAACGGTCGCGCTTGTCGCCCAGGACCCATATCATGGATTAGCAACAGTGCGAGAGGAATCGGGAGGAATTCAACAAGTACCAGAAGCGATGGGATTGAGCTTTTCCGTGCCGGCCGGTGTTAAGATTCCTCCTTCCTTGCGCAATATTTTCAAGGAATTAAATCAGGATATCGGTTGCTCCATACCTGATACTGGCGATCTTACTCGTTGGGCCGATCAGGGCGTCTTGCTCATGAATCGGTTGCTTAGCGTCGAAAAGGATAAACCTGGCTCGCACAAAAATCTGGGTTGGCAGAGAATCACCGAAGCTTTAATTGCAGCACTGTCTCAGAAGCATTCAGGCATAGTCTTCCTTCTTTGGGGAAACCAGGCGAAATCCCTTCGACCAAGCATTGCTGATAATGGGCATACTATCATCGAATCGAGTCATCCATCATCCATGGGTGGCTCATGTTATAAAGGATTTTTTGGATCAAGACCTTTTAGCCGGACAAATTCAGCGCTGGTTAAATCGGGTAAACAAGCAATAGATTGGAGACTTTGA
- a CDS encoding DUF805 domain-containing protein encodes MAAFLPLRMEVSVKHYFDALKKYAVFQGRASRQEFWYFTLFNILFTFIFGFIDQLMGNFVYAAGYGPLSSIYTLAIIIPGIAVSIRRLHDTGRSGWWFMITIIPVLGLLIFLYFALLDSEPAANQY; translated from the coding sequence ATGGCGGCGTTTTTGCCGCTCAGGATGGAGGTAAGTGTGAAGCACTATTTTGATGCTTTAAAAAAGTACGCTGTCTTTCAAGGCCGAGCAAGCCGACAGGAATTCTGGTATTTCACCTTATTTAACATCCTGTTCACCTTCATCTTTGGGTTTATCGACCAGCTCATGGGTAATTTTGTCTATGCCGCCGGCTATGGACCTTTGAGCTCGATCTACACGTTAGCAATCATCATTCCGGGTATCGCTGTATCAATCAGGCGTCTTCATGATACTGGCCGTAGCGGCTGGTGGTTCATGATCACGATTATTCCTGTACTTGGCCTACTTATTTTCTTGTATTTCGCATTGCTAGATAGCGAGCCGGCAGCGAATCAATATTAA
- a CDS encoding RNA-guided endonuclease InsQ/TnpB family protein, translating to MEEKTPVQVLKTLSVRVRDKHAKLLARMAFEVNQVWNAANAETAEWSFIPVPEVGYLRNTITAFDLQKQLKGIRAERGLIIHSTTVQEVIAVHAKCRKQFQRDKLRWRVSGGARRSLGWVPFKSGAAKWKNGQVYYAGHYFKVWDSYGLSGYQFRAGSFAEDARGRWYFNIVVEAQIKQTTGNGQVGIDLGLKDTATCSHGEKLERGNCYRNSEQQLAQAQRANKQKTVKNIHAKIKNQRKDAIHKFTTKLVNENELIVVGNVSSSGLAKTKLAKSVLDAGWGMLKTQLDYKSRGMRVAFVEVNESYTTQTCSCCGCLSASSPKGRAGLRIREWTCAECGASHDRDINAAKNILAAGHRRLAAGIPIL from the coding sequence ATGGAAGAAAAAACCCCAGTTCAAGTTTTAAAAACACTGTCAGTCAGAGTTCGCGATAAGCACGCGAAGCTACTCGCGCGCATGGCGTTCGAGGTCAATCAAGTCTGGAATGCCGCCAATGCCGAAACGGCAGAATGGTCATTTATTCCGGTGCCGGAAGTAGGTTATCTCCGGAATACGATAACTGCGTTCGATCTGCAGAAGCAGTTAAAAGGCATCCGGGCTGAACGCGGCCTGATCATTCATTCGACCACGGTTCAGGAAGTCATCGCCGTCCACGCCAAGTGCCGAAAGCAGTTCCAGCGCGATAAATTGCGCTGGCGGGTGTCCGGCGGCGCAAGACGCTCGCTCGGTTGGGTGCCGTTTAAATCCGGTGCGGCAAAGTGGAAAAACGGCCAGGTGTATTATGCCGGCCACTATTTCAAGGTCTGGGACTCCTACGGCCTGTCCGGTTATCAGTTCAGAGCAGGTTCATTCGCTGAAGATGCACGCGGACGCTGGTATTTCAATATTGTTGTAGAGGCCCAGATCAAGCAGACGACCGGCAACGGTCAGGTCGGCATCGATCTGGGCTTGAAAGACACGGCCACTTGCAGCCATGGCGAAAAGCTGGAGCGCGGAAACTGCTATCGCAACAGCGAACAACAACTCGCCCAAGCGCAGCGAGCAAACAAGCAAAAAACAGTCAAAAACATCCATGCCAAGATCAAAAACCAACGCAAGGATGCAATCCACAAGTTCACTACAAAACTGGTGAATGAAAACGAATTAATCGTCGTCGGCAACGTTAGTAGCTCAGGTCTGGCCAAGACCAAACTGGCCAAATCCGTCTTGGACGCGGGCTGGGGCATGCTGAAAACACAACTCGATTATAAATCCAGAGGGATGCGGGTTGCGTTTGTAGAAGTCAACGAATCATACACGACCCAAACCTGTTCGTGCTGTGGCTGCCTAAGCGCCAGTAGTCCGAAAGGTAGAGCAGGTTTGCGAATAAGAGAATGGACTTGCGCGGAGTGTGGCGCATCGCATGATAGAGATATTAATGCGGCAAAGAACATTCTTGCGGCGGGGCATCGCCGTCTGGCTGCAGGAATCCCCATCCTTTAG
- a CDS encoding KfrB domain-containing protein translates to MKRRVIVMNGQKIVEAEIAGKWVVEKVSKAKGIKPGIYNLYQAIDADKAQALTGFTVHIDDNNVYQKTNRGLVKYDRSVFDSF, encoded by the coding sequence ATGAAGCGCCGCGTCATTGTGATGAATGGACAAAAAATTGTAGAAGCTGAAATTGCCGGGAAGTGGGTTGTAGAAAAGGTAAGTAAAGCCAAAGGCATTAAACCGGGTATTTATAACTTGTATCAGGCTATTGATGCGGATAAGGCGCAAGCGTTGACCGGGTTTACTGTACATATAGACGACAATAATGTGTATCAGAAAACAAACCGAGGTCTTGTTAAATATGATCGATCAGTCTTCGACAGCTTCTAA